Proteins encoded in a region of the Desulfomicrobium macestii genome:
- a CDS encoding methyl-accepting chemotaxis protein: MLSKFRIRGRLFIILGLNIALIAIMGFVAFFMATSINGKLSLVLGRDLPGTAVLLEADRDLHQMLLAERGLLLSVPGTAEYDNNMKSYRENMEQADSRLKKFIAVSFSEEKKELVDQYVRDRAAWEAVSNRIIELRARSTGEASPEAVEMAITDGAAKFDIMREHINKLTEIVDNDAKDAGQEAAAAFERLKLILAIITFGSIFVGGALTLFISNGITGPLGRMIAMLRDIAEGEGDLTKRIKDQSGMETQELAEWFNQFVDRVHNIIKDVAHNSSQVSMAARTLLELAGNLSSSSGSMTGTSNTVAASAEEMSANMNSVAASMEQFTVNIGTVATSSEEMSATITEISVSTGKAKDITGQAVAAAGKASVQVNELGTAAQDIGKVTEAISAISSQTNLLALNATIEAARAGEAGRGFAVVANEIKELAQQTARATEEIRGKIQGIQQTTGQTVQEIGQISSVINDVDSIVGSIAAAVEEQSVTTRDIADNVGQASIGVQQVNENVAQADSVLRTIARDVTSVNAASGEVAQTAESMHANSQSLARLAENLDAMVSKFKI; encoded by the coding sequence ATGCTGAGTAAATTTCGCATACGCGGCCGTCTGTTCATCATTCTTGGCCTCAATATCGCTTTGATTGCGATCATGGGGTTTGTGGCTTTTTTTATGGCCACGTCCATCAACGGAAAATTGTCTCTGGTGCTTGGGCGCGACCTGCCGGGAACGGCGGTTTTGCTCGAAGCGGATCGCGATCTGCATCAGATGCTTTTGGCTGAGCGGGGTCTGCTGTTGAGCGTTCCCGGAACCGCCGAGTATGACAACAACATGAAGTCCTACAGGGAAAACATGGAGCAGGCGGACAGTCGTCTGAAAAAGTTCATCGCGGTCAGCTTCTCCGAGGAGAAGAAGGAACTGGTCGATCAGTACGTCAGGGACAGGGCGGCCTGGGAAGCGGTTTCGAATAGGATTATAGAGTTGCGCGCAAGGTCCACGGGGGAAGCGAGCCCGGAAGCCGTCGAGATGGCCATTACGGATGGCGCTGCAAAATTCGACATCATGCGCGAGCATATCAACAAACTGACCGAAATTGTCGATAACGACGCAAAGGATGCGGGGCAGGAAGCGGCGGCTGCCTTTGAGCGGCTCAAGCTCATTCTGGCAATCATCACATTCGGCAGTATTTTTGTGGGTGGGGCGCTGACCTTGTTCATCTCCAACGGCATAACGGGTCCCTTGGGGCGCATGATTGCCATGCTGCGTGACATTGCCGAAGGTGAGGGCGATCTGACCAAAAGAATCAAGGACCAGTCCGGTATGGAAACCCAGGAATTGGCCGAATGGTTCAACCAGTTTGTGGATAGGGTGCACAACATCATCAAGGACGTCGCCCACAATTCAAGTCAAGTCAGCATGGCCGCGCGGACCCTGCTGGAACTTGCAGGCAACCTGAGCAGTTCTTCCGGTAGCATGACTGGAACTTCAAATACGGTTGCGGCCTCGGCGGAGGAAATGAGCGCGAACATGAACAGCGTGGCCGCGTCCATGGAGCAGTTTACCGTGAACATAGGCACCGTGGCCACAAGTTCCGAAGAGATGAGCGCGACCATCACGGAAATTTCGGTCAGCACCGGCAAGGCCAAGGACATAACAGGACAGGCTGTTGCCGCCGCCGGGAAAGCCTCCGTGCAGGTCAACGAGCTTGGCACGGCGGCGCAGGATATCGGCAAGGTTACCGAGGCCATATCGGCCATTTCATCCCAGACCAACCTGTTGGCCCTGAATGCGACCATCGAAGCGGCCAGGGCTGGAGAAGCGGGGCGCGGCTTTGCTGTGGTCGCCAATGAAATCAAGGAATTGGCTCAGCAGACCGCTCGTGCCACTGAGGAGATCCGGGGCAAGATCCAGGGCATCCAACAGACCACCGGGCAGACGGTGCAGGAGATTGGCCAGATCAGCAGCGTGATCAACGACGTGGACTCCATCGTGGGCAGCATCGCGGCGGCGGTGGAAGAGCAGTCCGTGACGACCCGCGACATCGCCGACAATGTCGGACAAGCCTCCATTGGCGTGCAGCAGGTCAACGAGAATGTCGCACAGGCCGATTCGGTGCTGCGAACCATCGCCAGGGATGTGACTTCGGTCAATGCCGCTTCAGGTGAAGTGGCCCAAACCGCCGAATCCATGCATGCGAATTCCCAGTCCCTGGCCCGCTTGGCCGAAAACCTCGACGCAATGGTGAGTAAATTCAAAATCTAG
- a CDS encoding ATP-binding protein — translation MYLGLGALGGWINSGFYQGSTAAGLALRIWAGEAPSSIAVVGENVNSVTLDYQVMKRWGIDPAAVKISEQVNFINEPETQWHGYGFYLIAAVAFIILEGLLILWLLHLLRQQRILRNQTLQSEARFRGLFDLTPIPLCYTLNDGRFVAVNQAFTEVLGYTVEDLPAIDDWWLKAYPDPRYRSSVLESWQRSGFMNSDGIPKAHERRVAAKDGTEHVMLIYYNFLDNYSIASMVDITEHKKMQEMMVQTEKMISVGGISAGIAHEINNPLGIILQAVQTLAQRMRPDFSKNREVAKSMGLDLELLEKYSRARKLNMFIADIESAALRAASIIRHMLDFSRMSQSHRLSCSMPVIIDKALALASNDFDLKKSFDFKKISIIKHYIDPLPDIECTETDIEQVVLNLLRNSAQAMGADCEAPRIEIHLSCQGDWLRLEIRDNGPGIPVDIQRRIFEPFFTTKAPGVGTGLGLSVSYFIITNGHGGKMSVQSTPGNGTVFVIELPVRSNPEG, via the coding sequence ATGTATCTTGGGCTTGGAGCCCTTGGCGGCTGGATCAATAGCGGTTTTTATCAGGGCTCGACCGCAGCCGGGCTGGCTTTGCGCATCTGGGCAGGAGAGGCTCCCTCTTCAATTGCTGTGGTCGGAGAAAACGTCAATTCAGTCACCCTCGATTATCAGGTGATGAAACGCTGGGGCATCGACCCGGCCGCCGTTAAAATTTCCGAACAAGTCAATTTCATAAATGAACCGGAAACACAGTGGCATGGTTACGGGTTTTATCTGATCGCAGCCGTGGCCTTTATCATCCTGGAGGGGCTGCTCATCCTATGGCTGCTGCATCTATTGCGACAGCAGCGAATCTTGCGCAATCAAACCCTTCAAAGTGAGGCCAGATTCCGCGGACTTTTCGACCTGACTCCAATCCCGCTTTGCTATACTTTGAATGATGGTCGATTTGTCGCCGTGAATCAGGCATTCACAGAGGTACTGGGTTATACAGTGGAAGATCTTCCTGCTATCGATGACTGGTGGCTGAAGGCTTATCCCGACCCTCGTTACAGAAGTTCGGTACTGGAATCCTGGCAGCGCAGCGGTTTCATGAATTCAGACGGCATACCAAAAGCGCATGAGCGTCGTGTGGCTGCCAAGGATGGCACGGAGCACGTCATGCTCATATATTACAACTTTCTGGACAATTACAGTATTGCCAGCATGGTCGACATAACCGAACACAAGAAAATGCAGGAGATGATGGTTCAGACGGAGAAAATGATCTCCGTGGGCGGCATCTCTGCGGGCATCGCCCATGAGATAAACAATCCTCTGGGCATCATATTGCAAGCTGTACAGACCTTGGCACAGCGTATGCGTCCGGATTTTTCCAAGAATCGGGAAGTTGCCAAGAGTATGGGGCTCGATCTGGAACTGCTGGAAAAATATTCTCGAGCGCGTAAACTCAACATGTTTATTGCGGATATCGAATCCGCTGCGCTTCGCGCTGCAAGCATTATTCGGCACATGCTCGATTTCAGCCGTATGAGCCAGTCTCACCGGTTGAGTTGCAGTATGCCCGTCATCATCGATAAGGCCCTTGCGTTGGCCTCCAATGATTTTGACTTGAAGAAGAGTTTCGATTTCAAGAAAATATCCATCATAAAGCATTACATTGATCCCCTCCCCGATATTGAGTGCACGGAAACCGACATTGAACAGGTGGTACTCAACCTGCTGCGCAACTCCGCGCAAGCAATGGGCGCTGACTGCGAGGCACCGCGTATCGAAATCCATCTGTCCTGTCAGGGAGACTGGCTACGATTGGAGATTAGGGACAATGGGCCAGGTATTCCTGTGGATATTCAGCGCCGCATCTTTGAGCCCTTCTTCACCACCAAGGCCCCGGGTGTCGGCACCGGTCTGGGATTATCTGTTTCCTATTTCATCATTACCAATGGACATGGAGGGAAGATGAGCGTTCAATCAACTCCTGGAAACGGAACAGTCTTCGTCATCGAGTTACCGGTACGCAGTAACCCAGAGGGATAG
- a CDS encoding Rpn family recombination-promoting nuclease/putative transposase encodes MGVLDTLSIGKDTFVGGDQREHYSDMLYSVRLVGGKSAYVYLLFEHKSSPARFVALQLLRYMLEILELHRKQNEKSGFRATVRLLKGNSGSFMTYCSVLCHCDQYFIYSTFVRFNLSLVSFNFSARSVKDL; translated from the coding sequence ATGGGTGTGTTGGACACTCTGTCTATCGGCAAGGACACATTTGTAGGCGGGGATCAACGAGAGCATTATTCAGACATGCTTTACTCGGTTCGGCTTGTGGGCGGGAAATCTGCGTACGTGTACCTTCTTTTTGAACACAAGAGCAGCCCCGCCCGTTTTGTCGCATTGCAACTGTTGCGCTACATGCTCGAAATCTTGGAGCTTCACCGTAAACAAAATGAAAAGAGTGGATTTCGCGCCACTGTCCGACTTCTCAAGGGTAACTCAGGCTCTTTCATGACGTATTGCAGTGTACTCTGTCATTGCGATCAATATTTTATTTATTCTACATTCGTCAGATTTAATCTGTCTCTAGTATCTTTTAACTTTTCCGCTCGCAGTGTGAAGGATCTCTGA
- a CDS encoding response regulator yields MKNLNRVLLVDDEAQIRSSFVAYCEDYEEFAILVAASAEEGLGILERDGADLCIVDMRLPGMHGGDFIRAASCRCRRFLIHTGSVDTELTTELESLGMSSKDVLMKPCSMSRMIERIRHHLSLP; encoded by the coding sequence ATGAAAAATTTGAATCGGGTACTTCTGGTTGATGATGAAGCACAGATCCGTTCGAGCTTCGTGGCATATTGCGAGGATTACGAAGAGTTCGCAATTTTGGTCGCAGCTTCGGCTGAGGAGGGACTGGGTATCCTGGAACGCGATGGAGCGGATTTGTGCATTGTGGACATGCGCTTGCCGGGTATGCACGGCGGTGATTTCATCAGGGCTGCGTCGTGCCGGTGTAGGCGCTTTCTGATCCACACCGGTTCCGTGGATACGGAGCTTACCACTGAACTGGAGTCTCTGGGCATGAGTAGCAAGGATGTGCTTATGAAACCGTGCAGTATGTCTCGCATGATTGAACGGATTCGACATCATTTATCCTTGCCGTAA